AAGGACGTAATCTTGCAAAGGCCTGGCCATCACTAACTTCAGAGCAAAGAGCTCAAGTCGCTGCTACTGTCGCACAATATTGCCACGACCTTGCTGAAGTGACCTCGGAGAATTTGCAGTCAGCAACAGGTTGTGGAGTCCTTGAACCCTTTCTAACCGTGGATGCCGAAGCATCACACCCATCCTGGAAACCTCAACCATTGGGGCCACTTTCTCGCACTGTGGCTGAGAGATATCTCCAGAAATTATCAACTCAGGCTTGTCCACCTGTCGGAGAAAGATTTCATCTCTATCATGCCGATCTCAGTCCGACAAATATTCTTCTCTCAAGCGACAGTAGCATCGAAGCAATCTTGGATTGGGAATCAGCTGGGTTTTATTCGAAGTTTTGGATTCCTCTGAAGCCGTATCGAAGTGGAGGATTCAATCTTGACATTCCAGGTGATTCCCGCTACGATTGGAGGGATCTTTTTGTATCAAAATCCTCTGACGAGGGATTTACGCTTGAACACGACCATGTTTGATGGCAGAAGACATTGAATTTTACTTTCTTTAATATCAACGAGCATTACGATGCTACACCTGCTGGTACATAAACCTCCCGGGCCTTCGGACATTTACTACCTGTCTCCTCCTGTAGTATTCAGTCAATTTGGCCTAACACATTTGGTGGAATACTCACCATTTCAGTGTCATGGAAATCTATTGAGTAGGAGAGAACGCTATGATAATTAAGAACCTGTTCTtcgaagaaaagcagaacAAGAACCAGCCTATAGGACTCATACTAAGTAGTATCCAAACCCCCAGTCAGACTAAACTCAAAGGAGACGAGAACCGGACACCCGCGCTGACGTAAGGTCCCGGCGGGCGGTGACTGAATCCCCCCATTGCTTATACGGAGCAAGTATAGCATAGCTGTCCAGAACATCTCCAATTCCCGCCCACGCGATCGCTGGCCTGAATTTTCACTTTACTCTCCTCCCAGTGTGTTAATCTTTTTTAGCCGCTGTCGATGTCCCTCTGACAACCTTACTGTTTTTAATTTCGGTTTTCTGTCAAGGACATCGGGCTTCTCGCCCGCCTCTGTTGCCATGAGACTTGCCGCATATACTGGGGTAAGTGGCTCGCATGGTTCGGTTCGCTTTGAATGGAAAGCTAACCCTGCCTCACTCCACAGGTCTCGGTGGCCCTAGCCACGGGCGTCTTTCTAAAGGCACTTCATCAGAGGGCGAACTTCTACTCGGCCTGCGTTTACCTTTCTCAGAGCAGTGCCAATCTCATGGTAGGTCGCCGCCGCATGTGCTCTTGAATGATCTCTACGCCCAAGGTCCACTTAAGAGAATATCTTCTAACAGATGCAGATCTTGACAAATGTTTGTCTGTTAGCGGTcggtttccttcttttctggCTTCAGCGTCTCCTTTACGGCCCCTTACGACCCATCGAAACCGAACAGTTGTATGAAAAGGCATGGTTCGCGGTTACGGAAACCTGCCTGGCCATGACCATATTCCGGGGGGAGCTGGGCGGCTGGTTTCTGGTTATGTTCGTTTGTCTACTCGTCGGAAAAGTCTGGGGCTGGATTGGCGAAGGCCGTGTGGAATACCTGGAGCAACAACCCCCTGCCAACCCTCGCCTGTTCCATGCTCGCCTGGCAACTTCCCTGCTCCTCGCGGTCCTGTTCAATTCTTTCATGTTAAGGTACTGTGTTCGGACGGTTCTTGAGCAAGCACGCCCTGACATGATGGTCATGTTCGGCTTCGAGTTCGCCGTCCTCACCATCCTATCGAGCTCGACCGCCGCGAGGTACTCAATTTCTCTGGTAGAGATCTATGTTACTCATCAACAATTGAAGGCCAGGGTTGAGGAGCGCCGCCAGGAGATTCGAGCTGAGAGGCAGGAGGCCATTCGTCGGAGTGCGCAAGCCGGAGAACTCTCTCCTCCTACTAATCTACCCGATGAGAACGATATCAATGAGATGGAACTTGATGTACCAGGATGGGAGGAAAAAGGCCGCTGGGTTTTCTATCTCGATCTGCTCACGGACTTCCTGAAGCTGACCGTGTATCTCACCTTCTTTGCCATCCTCTTCACTTTCTACGGGCTGCCGATCCATATCCTGCGCGACGTAGTGGTGACGATTCGCTCCTTCGGTCGCAGAATTATGGATTTCCTTCGGTATCGTAATGCTACCCGTGACATGAACGAGCGGTATCCAGATGCAACTGCAGAGGAAATCGCACGAGAAGAAGTATGCATTATTTGTCGGGAGGAAATGGCACAGTGGCAGCAACCCGCGGACGGAGCTGGACCAACAAGAGGAAGGGTTTCTGAGAGACTTCGCCCGAAGAAGCTCCCTTGTGGTCACATCTTGCATTTCGCCTGTCTTCGCAGCTGGCTGGAAAGACAGCAAAACTGCCCAACCTGTCGACGCCCAGTTGTCGCACCGCCTCGTCACCGTGGCCAGCCTGGGGTGGGGGTAAATGATGGGCAAGGCAACGGGGGTGCTGGGGGTCTACAAGGTGGCCCTGCTGGGAATCAGCCTCCCGGGAGGAATGCAGCCGCTGATGACTTACCCAGAGCTCGTGTATACCAATTTGGACCCTTCCGGATCGGGTTCGGTGCGGGCCGAGGAGACATGTTTCACAATCTTCATCAGCAAATTCACCAAGGCAATGCTCCCCTGCAGCCAGCAAATAATGGCAATCCTGGCGCAAGACAAATCGGGTTTGGCTTTGGCTTCGGGcgtccaccaccaccaccaacaccaactgCCCACCCTACGCCGGCCCCAACGGCTGTCTCTGACATGCAAAGCCACCTTTCCCAATTGGAACAGCAGATTATGCAGGAGATCAGCAATCTCCGGGTCACGGCGGATCAACTTCATCTGGTCCGCTTGTTACAGACCGAGCTTCAGCGACTTCGGAGTCTTCAGAATCCACAAGCCAACCCCTTGGATTTGCCGAACACTTTATCGCAGAACCCTACCATTCCGTCGTCATCTACAATAACAACGACTCGCCGGCAGTTTATTTCAGATCCAAGAGCACCCGCCATGACGGCTGGCGATGCACGACTACCCGAGGGACTTAGCCTCCCCCCGGGCTGgtcccttcttcccctccactcAGCGGAGCAGGGCTCGAGTGGAGCGGCAAATGTGACGCCCACTCCAACTGTTCCTGTAACAGCTCCACCTGCACAGACGCCTGCCGGCAGTTCCGAGTCCCAAGCGCCCGTGTTGGCGGAAAACGGTGTGAATGATAGTCAGGATGAACAGGGTCCTAGCCAGGTGAATTCGGGTTCTCGTACCCTGCCGGGTTGGGGTTCAGCAAGGTCTCCAACCACCGCGACAGACGATGTCGAGCCAGCGTCCGAGCAATGGACAGAAGTAACAACTGAGGGACAATCTGAGAAGTCTACCTCTATACCCGTTGAACATGGTGAGGCTGTTCATCATGGCGAGGACGCTGTGGTAGAGGATggctcatcgtcatcaccgTCGAAGGGCAAAGCGCGGGTGGCAACGGTGGAGGACGTCGGGGATGATGAGACATGACATGGGATTTCCCTCTAgagtttttgttttcttctgttttatATCCTTTGCAAGTACTTTACTCCCCACTATCCATTTGCCCGATGCATTTATCAGATTTGGGAAACAAGCGTTCAACGGCGTTCTTAGCGAGGCAGAAAGATCATACCCGGGTTGTCTGTGAATTCGAATTTCTATGCGATGGGGGGTATGTCTGATGATTTCCCCTTTTTGTAATGTTGGAAACCATTTAGCATAGCCATCTGATCGAGATCGTGGAGGATATTTTTGTTTCCGCTGTCAGGTGGATGGATCTCTTtacatgcatgtatgtacatagtaGTGGTAGCAATCAACCTCGCCCGATCCTCCTTCCGTTCATTGTTCTATATTATATGCATAATATATCAATACATATATTCTACCTCATTTTCTTACAGGCTTTGAAGTTTGTATAGATACTCTCGATGCTGAAATACTCGAAGCCTTATTCTGCGATGGATGCCGCCGCTTTTAGTTATCGCAAGAACGTGAGCACTTTATAGGTACTCACTGACCCTTCTCTGAGCACGCACGACTTGTCGTATTGGAGCAGACCTTAAGTCGCACCTCCACACCCCAGAGTGGTATCTCCGCAGTCAATGACTGACAAGGCCATTGCTGAAGAGACCATTACTCCAGACTGACGACTACATTTCAACGGACAATGCTATCTGCAAATGTTTAGATCCATCCACAAATGAACTGGACTCTCTTCAAACGACATTGTCTCTGGAGATTACTGAAAGCAAATGTGATATGAGCGATACACTGTGACTGGTCTTTGCTTGAGCAGTCTCTTACTTAAGTCCCTGTTGAGCAATTTTCCACGCCCGTAAAACCGCAGCTCTGATCTGGTCCACATCTGTTTGGGTTGTTGGAACTTGATGTGCACCTTGAAAACTGACCACCTCTGCATGGTCCATAGTGTAATAAGTCTCCATGAGGCGCTTTCCATCCGGGCGCCACGGATCACGAATTCCACGAATATGCACCGACGGCAATGAAAGACGGTTTTGACCCGATAAGACGGATCTGCCACTGACCAAcaacttttccctttccgcGGTCATACATTTTAACCGCATTAACAGGGCTCTTCGAACCGTCTCCCTTTCGCACTCTACCTCATCcgcatcaatatcaaacgTGTCAACGGCTCTTTGATCACAATGCCACCTAAAGAAGGGTTTCAGGCTATTGAAGAAAGAACCCACCCCAGGACCAGGCAGAGATTCGAAAGGGGCATCGAGAAACACAAACTGAAAGACAAGATGCAGGGGCTTGTGTGATCTGACTAGGTCAAAAGTTACGTGGTGAGCATGTCGCAATAGGACGAAGCCCGGACCTGCTTAATGCAGAGCACATGTCTTAGCTGCTGTGCTATATAACGGTGGCCCTATATGGGACTCGATCCTCGTGGCGGGAGTAGATATCGTCGGAATGTAGTAAAACGGAAGATATCCGACTGCCCTACAGGCTTAAGGAGCCAATGGCGGAAGGGTATTATCTGTTTGTAACACGTTCGAGTGTCTCTCAATCAACAGTGAATAATTTCTTCAATTTTCTCGGCTTCGTACACTTTTCACCTCTGCGGGGACCTTTGGCAGGGATCACATTCATGTTGTTGTCGGTATATGCGCCACCAACGAAAGGTATTAGTTCCGGGTATACTCAAAAGACGGTGGTAAAATTGGAAGCTATTGcattaaataatttaaattataaataattgtCCGCGAATAATAGACGCGCCTCTATAGCTCAGTGGTAGAGCGCTTGACTTGTACCTAGTACGGATATCAAGAGGTCCGTGGTTCAATCCCGCGTGGAGGCACTTTTTTTTGTGCTTTTTTACATATACGTCACTATACAGACTTGATTTTCTAGAATCAACGTGACCTTCCCTATTTGGACGAGGGCGCTCATGGGGTCGCTCACTGAGTATTTCTCATCACCGGTCAAGGCTCAGTGAGAGCTCTGGTCCTACTCAGAGCGGGATGGTCATCCGTCATGTGTGCTCTTAACTGCCCATACCTCAATATTCTGTACCATTAGCTTGACGACTAATTTACACAGTATATCTGAgataactataattttaatagagctgtaagagatatcgccagggcctgatattccacaaggccaaaaggtcaaataattctgaCTCGTCAATAGGTTGCGGTCTTGGTAGAATAGAAGTCACTACAGGACTACTGTCGGCGCAAGATTACTGTTGatactagacttaagtcCAAAGGACCAGGCCTATTAAATACATATACTTGATAGTTAgaagagtataaataagttaAGACTGGTTGTgctattaaaaataactctggagtaataattataaattaattataaaaaattaaactaagtatataaataagtgTTCTTATATATCCTTCCCCATCGTATCACTGTTATGATATCTCGTGTCAGTAATATACTGTATCTTAATGCTCGAACTTTTCCTCCAATGATACCGAAGCAAGACGAGACAATCACTGCTATTTCGTAAGAATTTGGCCACAAGTTTGTACGGACTTTCGTCAGCGCCAAGTCAAGAAACATGTAGGTTTATAATGGAATTTTCGAAGCTGAGGTAAGACGGGAAGAAAAAACCTCGAAAACGAAGATTCGATACATGCTCTTTCAACGGGCACCAAACAACTCAAATTTAGAAGTTTTTGTTCGTAAGTCTCGCTTCCAAACCCCCACTTCGCCATTTGTCGATGTCCCGACTGTCTCATGGTAACAATTCAAAGCCTGCGGATTTGATCGTTGCggaaaagaggaaatggCCACCACTTCCGCCATCAAAATCGTAGCCTACGAACCGCCCATCAGGCATATACTCCAGCAAATAATCACGACCATAGGCATAGCTATGTTCCATGACCTTATCGTCTTTATTGCGAAAGATTTCCAGAAAGTTGGCGATAAGATTCGCAATATTTTCCAGCCAAAAACCGATTTCGCCAAATTCCCCAATGGGGCCTGGAATGAGTCCGATCAAGAAGTCCCAATTAGCGTCACCCACACTAACGGACAAATAAGAGCTGTGATTGGCAACCTCTCGCATGACCTTGATTAGCTTGTTGTACCAGTCGGAGGTGCTGTGGTCTGCCTCCCAGCAGATAATGTGGCCAGCGCAAGCATTCTCCACCCATCCCAGGAAGACTGGTGTGGTTTTGGGAAAGGGTCTTTGTGTACCCGATACAACAGACCCGAATTCGGGCGTTCGATGGGCGACCTCTTCTCCACCGTCACCACCAAATCCCCAGGTGAAGTAGATTTCGTCCTTGCCCACCTCCCCAGATTTCCTGTAGCATTTGAAGAGTTCCGGTTCGATCTTCACAGGAAACTTTATTTTGCCACTAGGACCTGGACGGTCTAATTTGCTCAGGTATTCGTCTTTTCTGTCCGTTTCCTTTGAGTCTTTGCTACCGGTAAACACGGTGACACCACGTCCTAGCTCTCTAGCGGCCTGGGTAAAAGCCTCAGTTGTCTCAATTGTACCGTCTTGTTTGGTCTGCTCAGGCGTGACAGCACGAATATGCGGCTGTTGAAGTGTCCCAATAGCCAGCTCTTTGACATCAGCCATGAATCTCTCGCTGGTATATGGAGTATCGTCGGAAAGGGCCATGATGGAGCTAGGAATATTGGCGGAAGAAAAGCCACCACCAGATCGGCAGCTGGCTTTGGCGGCTGCACAGATTTCGCCGTAAGCCATTAACTCATCTTCGTTGTCGGTGATGGCTTCGAAGAATCTAACCCCGATCTTTTCTATCTCGGTCAAATCTTTGGCTCCTTTGCTACGGCGGGAGATTCCGTGCAATGCCGCGCCTAAAATGATGTTGCTGCCAGGCTCGAGAAGCTTGGCTTTTGCTGGAGCACTCTTCGACGGTGCCCACTCTTTCAGGCGTTTAATGCGATCGTTTGAGCTGTCATGATGTAGCGTTCAAGTGAAAAAGTCTTCTACTTGTCAACTCTATGCCTGCACACAAATCTCACAGGATACCTCTCACTCTCTACTCAATCCGACGTAGGGCTTGCTCCGCTctcatatttctttttcttttgcctcatCAAATGCCCACCTGGCAAATCCGTATGAAGAGCGTCGTCATCCTCAGCAGTCGGATTTCTATCGCCGGCGAAGACCTTCTTGGAACTATATTTGTGAGGATGGTGATCGACATATTTGCTGCGCGCTTGCACCGGTTGGAGAATGTGAGCAACATTGTTGAAGCAGCATGTGCTCGAGAGAAGTAATCGACAAAGATGTACGGCTTAAATGAGTTGCCTAGATTGGTCCAGGAGTATGGATGCTGGATGTCGAGGACCGTCAGGGCATCTTCGTGCTTCCAGGTGGATCTGGGTCCAGGCCACTCTTTGCCGCAGACTGCCTATAGAGCAGTCTGTTCTTTATTGTACTTCAGTACAACCTCTGCTTCCTATCTTACCAGGGCAATAGCCGAGGCCGAGTTGGTAAATGGTTATCGGGCATGTTTATCCGGGTATCTGGAATGCTGTCTACACGATTTTCATATCCTTCCTTTGACTGACTGCTTATCGCGTTTGATTGGGCTTTCCTTGCCAACGAACGCATGCTGCGGGTTAAAAAATAAGGGAACTAGGGAGACTGGCTGTCAGAAATGCCCGTCGCCCGCCCCGGTTATTCTGAACCGCAGCCGTCTTCCAATGAACACACCGTTGTTTGTGCGTGATAGAATACGCCACGGTATGTAGCCGTGGACTTTCGTTAGGGACGTGACTAGCTGGCGAGACAACAGTCAAGCATCTGGCCCATTACCGAATCTGTTTGGAAAAATATCAAACTGTAGAAGACCGGgtgatttcttttcatctACAATCCTTCCCGGCCGAAATTATTTGATTCTTGGAGGCGAGAACGGATAATGCAGCTCATTCATGTCCGAAAGAAGCCATTAGAATCTGCTTCCGTTCGTCGGGGAGTAGCTCTTCCAGCTTATTGGCCACGGACGGTACCCCCCGTGCCAGTGACAGGGGGCCCAACGACTGTAGATGGTCCGGCCGAGTAGTATTCATCAAATGTGCTGCGTTTAGCAGCCTGGCTGTCTCTGATTTCGTTGGTCTCTTCAAATATTGCAGCCAGTCCAGTATATTCAGCAGAATACGATCACTATCAGTCAGTTCCCCTACTTCTAAGGGCGGCATGAGTCGAAGTTTTTACCCAAAGGGTGAGGGTGAGGGGTATGGTGACGTGGAATCTAAAAGCCTCGACGTGGATATTAAAGGGCTCATTTGGTTCCGCTTAGTTCATGGAGCGTTATTTGTTTTCAATGCCACTTTTGGTCAACTGTGCCACAGACATCAGGGACGGTGACGAGGCCAACAAAAACATGTGCCTTTTCGAGTGCACACGACTAGTCCCCAACTTTTCATCGCTATGCAGGATCCGACGTTGATATATACATTCATTTATGATACGCACCCTTCCACGCCGAAGACGACGGTCACTACCTAGACATGTCGAAAGTTCGCTGGACATTTATGCGGCTACTGATtacttcgccttcttccagACCTTCCGCCTCGTGCCTTCTCGCTCGAGCATTCGGGGTCGTGACTGTAGTAGAGACGAACTGTGCACCTTCTGGTCCAGAATCTGATCGCCAGTTTCCTGGCCAGCTGGAGTCCAAAGCAACTTGGGAGCCATGGCTTCTGTCGTTGTTACTGGGACGGACTAAGCTTGTTAACTTACGCACATTCCTTCCCACAATACTATTGAGACTGCTAAGCCTATGACAGAGCGGACGAAGAGTCACTAGGCT
This Aspergillus flavus chromosome 1, complete sequence DNA region includes the following protein-coding sequences:
- a CDS encoding uncharacterized protein (expressed protein), translated to MAYGEICAAAKASCRSGGGFSSANIPSSIMALSDDTPYTSERFMADVKELAIGTLQQPHIRAVTPEQTKQDGTIETTEAFTQAARELGRGVTVFTGSKDSKETDRKDEYLSKLDRPGPSGKIKFPVKIEPELFKCYRKSGEVGKDEIYFTWGFGGDGGEEVAHRTPEFGSVVSGTQRPFPKTTPVFLGWVENACAGHIICWEADHSTSDWYNKLIKVMREVANHSSYLSVSVGDANWDFLIGLIPGPIGEFGEIGFWLENIANLIANFLEIFRNKDDKVMEHSYAYGRDYLLEYMPDGRFVGYDFDGGSGGHFLFSATIKSAGFELLP